tttcttttcataatctATCATTTTTATTCTAATATCTGGTGTCACCTAATCAAGATAATGTGTGTAACATTAACGAAAGAACtttccatgattttttttcttctttttggacGATTTTCGATGTTTAATTGTACTATATTTTTTGGTGTATTTAAGTGACAAAAACGTGATGAAAGtcaaagaaattgaaacaagCGGAGAAGAGCAGGGGACATGCTTTTTGCACAAGTGTGAcacttcatcttcatttcatCATTTAATTCACCTCTGCCTTTAGTGCATGTCCAATTAGTGCATGTATATTTCAATCTAGCTATTCATCTTAAATCGGAAATAGTTATTCAGACCATCTTACATAGTAAGTTTGAGTATTCGATGGTTATGcgaataccaaaaaaaaactaaaatgaagGGTAAGGCTATATAGCCATTAATATTTAACCGTAGATATTGAAATAGCTAAAAAGAATAGAGAGTATGAATGTGGGAGTGACAGACTGACATGTTGGAATATCCACTTCCAGCTAAAAAGGTGATAGTTGGATTATGTACACAAATAACTGAATTAATTAGCaatatttgtttatgaaaatatatgtatatattcaACCAtttaacatacatatatgtgtatatattttagttatggACTTAATTATTGGAATTAAGCATACTGATATAATATGATTTACAAATAGAGGCTGGAGCAATGACACTTTAAtcgttttcttattatataatataagtatataacatGTACATAAAAGTTGTTACCCTACATGCACTGTACTTATCATTTGTCTGTTGATGGGATCTTTGTGTTTCAACATTAATaatgatgttttgtttctctaaattCTATGCTTAATCATGCTTTTGGGTACACAATTGATGGATTAACTAATACCACATAATGATTAACCACATTTGACCTCTCATTCTTTCactttttccatttctttattCTAGTTTTAATTGAGTTGAGTGTGAAGTTTCACCTCGTAATTTGTTCCCATactaatattttgatatatcattTCGTCATTCCCTTTTGTTAAATCATGTGTGTCCCATGCTCACATGTATGTTATTAACTGAAAACTAATTTCgaacaaaaatatcacaaaaattaattcaCATTTGTCATTAAATCGAAATAAggagaaataaattaaatattcaaGAGAATGTTAAGGCTTTTACACTAAAGTTGATATATATTGAAACaagaatatttaatttatctaaCATGTTAACTAAATCATTGAAGGTGCTCCAAAGTTGATGATCTTGCTGGAGCAAGTTAAGAGCTCACATCATTAGAAATCGTTATGTAGAAGACGGATGTGAGTCATGTGACAAAGGGATGAAACCGGTTTAGCTAATCTGAatctttgttggttttgattccTGCAGGTTTAGCTAGTTTGGCTCAAATGGTCGAATGGTTTGAGATATAAGAGAACTGTTGGGCTGGATCATCAAAGGAAAAGGTCGAACTTGTATGTTGTTGTGCTTAGcttaaattgttattttgttataccTTATGAGGATTAGTTTGAGTTTCCGTTCAAGATTTTATCCcattatcatattttgtttcctttcaatttttaatctCGCACCAAAATCCAATTAATACATTTGAATGTGATGAGTTGGTTATAGTTGCATATGGTGTGAGTGGTGATGCAGAAAGAGAGTGTAATATGTAATTCAATCAAATAACGTTTTGAATGATTAACGAATTAGTGCTAACTTAATAAGACATAGTCAATAGTTAATAATTAAGTGAAACTGCATTGGTTGGTGAAGCATAGCAAAAGTTTGGATGTCAAGCAATTCCGATAAAAGTATAGTCATACTGACGTAGTTACCCACTTTCTGCTTTTTACTTGGATTATAAAATATCCACGTAGTTAGTTATTTGAATAGTTTAGATACATACTATCATGCATGAGCAATATCTACGTagaattcaaattaaataacattttataatACAAATCAGTAATACGACAAAACTAGATCATATAATATTGTGAGTTTTGGTTGAATAGAAAGTGACATCCACACGTAGTTGCAATGACTAATCAAATTCTTTTGACCTATAAGTTAAATTATGTAACAAGTCGCAAAAGTGTCCGTTTTTCTTGCTTAGCTTCTTCAAATGTGTCTTGTTAACGGCAATCATGTGACATATATAACTAGatcattttgaatatataatcCTTCAGCACAAATAATCGCgttattgatgatgatgatacacaTTTATAGGTAAGATAATATACTGAATAATGCAGTAAAATAAGTGTTTGTTgggtaaattatatatagtgtAGTAAACTTTGTGAATGTGTAGAATCATCTCTTGAGAAGTTTAGAGATTTGAAGAATGCACCGAAGAGATTTTCCATCGCGAAGCAGCTGAAACGCATCGTTTATCTTCTCAAATGGAAGCTCATTGGTAATAAAAGGTTCCAATTTCACAACCTACAAATCAAAGATTCCAATTAATATCactaaaacacaaaattactTCTTGTTTCTAAGATTAGAAATTAGAGACAAATTTCAGACCCCTTTCATGCATTGTTGGGCGAAATTTGGAAGCTGAGATTTGGGCTTGAAGCCACCAAACACAGAACCGGTGATTCTACGGCCGTCGAAAAGCTCCATTGGGTGAAGAGGCAATGTTCTTGGCGTCGGATAGATCCCAACAAGTACTGTCGATCCCCAACCCTATCATCAAAATAATGTTTCTCATTTCCTTCTTTATCAAGTAACTAAATCAACATCAAGTAAACcaaattaagattttgatcTCAATTCATAATATTATTATGGACTTACGACGTGAGTGGATAAAAAGGCTTCGCGAAGAACATCAACGTTTCCTGTACATTCAAAGCTATAGTCCACGCCTCCTCCCGTTATCTCTCGTATCATCTTTTTGTATATTGATCCATCGCAAATTCGCAATGgttaaaaattttagttaacaatttttttattttttttacaattattgatatttttttgttataagaaaattggTATATTACCTGATGTACTGGCTTAGTTAAGtctttagggtttatgaaATCTGTTACTCCCATCAGTTTACCTGCAATATTTGATTGGAGTAATATGGTAATTATATGGACATAGTCGTAGATTGGTACGCTCCACAAAATCTAGTAAACCTTATAATCAGTCCATTTGGTCctgaaaaatatcattttgtttatgttccATTATGGCGTATAATTGGAAAGTTGGAAATTAAACTATTGCATTCGCATTCTTAAGTTATTTGCTTCACTACTTTTCGAGATGCTTAATTAGATAAGTGGAAAAGAGTTTGggaaatttggttttattttccCCATATCAACCTTAGTATGTAGAAAAAGAGCGAGAGCGCAATCGAAGCATTggtgaaaaagaaagtaacGTACCTTTCTCAAATTTGGAAGCATTAGCATCAACACCAATGATCCTAGAAGCTCCTCTAGCTCTTGCACCTTCAGCAACCTTCAGTTCTCattcatgaaataaatatatcattttcacttcatatatataagtgaaaaattaatttttatcataCTTTGGATGCATAAATGGATTAATGAAGTTTAATCTTACAGCGAGTCCAACGGAACCCAATCCAAAGACAGCAGTGCTTTTTCCTTCCTTCACATTTGCAATGTTCCAAGCTGCTCCAACCCCTATTtttcaaaacgacgtcgtaacATTAAGAAGGAAACACCTCATGAAACTATGCATGCTTCTTATTTTTACCACTTATGTATATACTTGAGGTGGTCAATGGACCACGACAATATGTAAcagtaaattaaaatttactGTTACAGAGACAAATTGAAATAACTGCGTTTTTGAAAGGAGAATTAAATGTGTTTTTGAAACCAAGGTCCTATCTTCTCCTTTATTCCCTAGCTAGTCCCAAAACTCACTATGTTATCTCCCACAAAGGATATGATAATATATCATTTCTAAAACAAATAGCAAGTTCTCGATGTTCAAGACTATATGGACAAAAATCCAAGAATCCAATTGCTATATACGAGTAAATTAGTAACTAACCAGTTGAGACACCACAACTCAAGAGGCTCATTTGCTTGAGAGGAGAATTAGGATCGATCTTGACGACGCAAGCCGAGTCCAAGACAGTGTATTCGGTGAACGTGGAGGTGTTAAGGAAGTGATATATAGGTTGGCTTTGGCTCGAACCACCGTCCTTGTTTATGGTGGTTGAGAATCTCGTCCCTCCATCATTCACCATCACCCTCTTCATAGGATCCACATGATATCGCTCACAGAGAttactttcttctctcttacaCACTTTACATTCACCACATTCTCCATTGAAAGTCGGAATCACGTAGTCTCCTTCTTTCACATCTTTTACTCCTTCTCCAACACTCTCTACAATCCTATCAAACATATAACCGAAACATAGAAAACATATTTAGTTAGCGACACTCATAGGCGGTTATAAAAGGGTTTAGATATCGGGATATACCCGACAGCTTCATGGCCAAGAATCCTTGGAAATGCTCGTTCAGCTTCGTTCTTTTACACaccaaaaataacatatttttgatTAGATTACAATCAAGAAACATTGCAATTTTTGTACTGATTCGAGTATATATCCATGAGTACCGTGCCGTTCCAACATCCGAGATCGGTGTGGCAAATGGAGGAGTAAAGAATTTTAACACGGACTTCCATTTTCTGAGGAGGATCGACGCATATTTCTTGAATTACAAGCGGCACTTTTGGACCCCATACGACAGCAGCTACATGCATCACATACATGCATCATTActatcataatcatcatcatcatcatcatatgcATCAACAGCATAATGATAGGAAACCATCTCATTGGTGAGTCATTTACTTACCTTTACAAGTGATGACCTTTCCTTGAGTCTCCGCCATGTTCTTGAtgcttttttccttttgttatgttagatctttcttttatgaatGTAGCTCTATATATACAGGACTGAGATCTATGTATGTCTAAATATAGTCACATGTATAAATATCCAAATCGAGTCAATAATCCCGAGAGAGGTGGGTTTGATAAGATTGATATAACCAATCTCTTTACATAAACCATCGTAATGCGAATCTCAAATTCGGCGCTCCAGTCACCGGCTGATAAACGACCGAAAAATCGATGGTatcttaaattttgtttgtgctCCAACTAACTTTATATTTCATGcaaaaatttaaactatacTATCTTCACATAAGATTTGTGAACTCCTAGCATTAAAGACCGTCATTGAATACCGCCAATCTTCGTGATTTAGACAACGTCACGTCAAATTTATGTACATTGTTCTAAAAATATTGTGTGTTTTAAACGTCAATGAAACTGGATagattttcattaaaataaaatacaataattGCAAAATTTGGTAATGTATGGTGGAGAAAATAAGTGGTAGGTTTTGGCGGGGACTACTTACTTGATATTAAATGGCTTTCAATGGCACACCAATCACAAAATGGACAGAGTCTGGTGATAGAAATGACTAGAAAATGGTGATGATGTGTAATGTGTGTGCACCAATAGTATAAAGCCTTAAACCAGTAAACCCTCGTGTGGTTGCATTGTAATATCGGATTTAGAATCAAATACGTAAACTCGGTGCATAAAACACTTAAATTTTAGCTCGAATGCTTTAGAACATCTCCAATGTATTCATCTCTTTTTAATCTTATTATTAGTATTCTATTTTAGTGTAAGATATATAGTGAGACTTGCCACTTTTTTCCAAAAAGCATATCCTCTTCCGAAATTCGTTAAATATTCGAGGAAACTTAAATATCCGGTGTtctaaaacaattaaacaagCTTTCATGTGAAAACGGTTGAAAGCTCattcaattaaatttattttagtctCAAAACCAAgcataattatttgaaaagaaaagattaaaatttgaatagaaaTGGTCTCTGTTAATGTGGAAAAACACATTTTGCGTGGATCTTCTAACTAACCGTAGGGGTAGCGAAATTAATATGAGCATCGTTTATAGGAATTAGGGAGCAAGGACTTGTGAGTTTTTGAACACAGTAATTTGATCTTGCCGTCAAATACGCAGACATTTCTTGggttttaagtatttttaaagtttaataaGTTCAAAATATCCACAAATTCTAACaatctaaaaaataaattggagACAAAACCGAACCGTTTAATGCATTCAACACCTAACACATTCAACATCTTTTGATAAGTGTATATTTTAGAACATACGCACGAATGTCCTAGGGGCTTCAGCCgagaccaacaaaaaaaaaggggaaaaaattGCTTTAAGAAAAGACGAATAAGAAACATTATTcttaaaggttttttttatcaaaatgtttttttcttaacctttatttttcaatttgtttgataataaTAGGTCTTTTTTAATAGTTACTGCTTCTAAACCTTTtcttaagataatatatagtGATTTTATTCCGTAAATAAAAGTCTATAgtgattttaatattttgtttaataatacataaaaaacattaggaagtttataaaattcaaattggaTTGTTTAACCACCGAAAATCGAGTAGGTGAATTGGAATCGTACAATATTTAAAACGACGAATGTCTTGTATCTATCTCAATAATGTTTGGATGAATACTtgaaaaaaatttcataatgAAGATGTACTTTAAAACCTCATAAACTCTCATTCATATTTTGTTCAattgttgtaaaaaaaaaaaaaatcccataTATGTACAAAAAGATTGTAAATGGTAGCTTCATACATTgcctataaaacaaaaataacacaCTACAAACTAGAAAGTAAAAACTCAGTCTCGAAAAGCACAAACATTGAGTAACCACCGTTGTACCTAGACCGCATTTCGTACTTGATGACgtcacaaattaagaaaaccaccaaaacatttttttaattatattatctcTCGAAATTTCCAAAGTTGACTTTTTAGATATTAAGAACTGACAAAAACAGCTGTTCTAAGTTGACCTGTTTTTTGATCTCCATATTACAACAACACAACCGCTTCTGTTGTCCTTCGGACAAAACTAAGAACATCAAATTTGATCCAAACTCTTTTTGtcataaatcaattttttattccgacaaaaaaaaagaaaagaaatcagtTTTGACTTTCTTCGAAACCAATAACACACGATTGTAAAATTGTAACTGTACGAAGTAACTTCTGGATGTGTGATATGTTTTaagctcttttctttttaagagataaataaaaactctcTACGAGGTTTTTTTTACCCAAAAGATTCTCAggtaaaggaagaagaaagaagcatcATCAGATCCCAGAGTTACATTTCGAAAACAAGAGATGAGAGATGCAGACAAACATCTTTACATGTCTGTGTAATGCTGTTTTTAAGACGACACAGCGATATATATATTGCGGAGACATGAGATATGTGAAAACCTGTAAAGCTAAGATCAATGCATTGGATGCCTCGGTGATCTCGGACGAACAGGCGTCTTTGAAGGACTCACCCTGTAGAATAACAAACCGTCATAAAACCGAAAAAGAGAACGAATTTGTGTCGTGAAGATCGGTTTTGTTTCACTGACCTTATAGGTAAAGAACCAAGAACAACTCCACTGCAGTTGAGAGCAGCTATTGCGCTTTCCGCCTGTgaagatataaagaaagaCTACTCAGAATATGACTCAAAGAAATGTGTGGAGGTGTGTTCGATTATTACCATTACGAACTCTACAAAAGCAATACGAGTCGAGTGTTGATAATCTCCAAGCAGCCTCAGGCGATAAACCTGTATTAACAACAATCTAATTAGTGAATTATTGCACAAAAGAATAACAACTTTGTTGCATTCTTAGCAACTACAACATTGTTCACCTCTCCGCAGAAGGACTCAAAAAAGATCTTCACGTCTGATTGAGTCACCTATAAGCAATTTATACACAAGTGTGAAAGGGAGATACTTCATCAAGTACGGTTAAGTTAAGAGAAATGATTCAAGAGAGTCACCTTCTTGTCTATGTTAGTACAGTAGATAGTTCTTGCACACATCTCACGCTCATCTTCAGTCTGCATAGACAAGACTAAATCATTTTCCTCAGTCGCTAACCATCAGAAACTTTGCATAGTAGAGGAAAATCTCACCCTAGGCAAAAATGTCGGGTTAACCGGTGCTATAGCTGTTTTGGATGGTAAAACTTTCACAGGATAGAATCCCAACATAGTCCCCGATAAATTTAGAGCAGTCATCGCACcctctgaaaacaaaaccacaagACATTTAACCACTGTAGTACACTGATGATACTCCAGAACcgagaaaatgaaataataccTTCATCAGTGAACTCTATGAATGCAAACCGAAGGACCGAGTTTGGGTCACCGCATATGCGACAGTCAACAACCTGTTAAAACCAAACACAGTAAGACACACAACCAAGCACAATGATGGAGTTCATAGATGAGAGcttcaagaaaatattttcaacCTGTCCACAGCTCACAAACAAACCAGCAAGCTGCTCTTCAGTGACCTATAACACCCAAACCACACAAAGAAAACGtcaacaatgaaaaaaagGTCTTGAGGACAATCATAGAAGAGATAAAAAGTGTAAACTTTCAACCTGTTGATCGAGATCAGAGACGTAGACGGTTCTACGGATAACATCTTCTCGCTGAGCCATGCTTGTTCGAGCATTCATCCTTCGTTTCCCTTGACCAAAACTCTTCTTCTACACCacccacacacacacaatcaAAACGAATGATATGGATATAAAGTAGTCTCATCAAGTAAAATTCAAGCTTTCAAATGTacaatctttcttttcaaagaTCTCCAACGAAAACGAAACACAATTGATCCAAAGCTATGAATCGTagactaaacaaaacaacacaaaatttgtgaaaacacaatcaattaacaaaaaccctaatacaATTCAGTAAAGTTAAACCTCAATTCAACAAAAGATCATAACTTTGCACAGGACAATCGACGAAAACCAGTGTCTCTTACCCGTCGGAAACCACCGTTTTCGTTACCGTATCCGCCATTTCCGGTACCAGCAAAGCCATTGTTGCGGAAGAAGGAACCAGCAGAGGTGAAGAAACCACCGTTAACACCGTTACCTCCTTGTTTATTCAGAGAAGGAGGAACAAACTCTTCAGCCATAGGATTAAGCTTAGAGAAAAGCTCCTGAAGCTCTCTCATATCACGCTTAAAGCTCTCACCACCGTCAACGCCGTCGGATCTCGCCACGTGTGACCCGATCTTGCTGTAAAGACCTTGATCGTGCCGGAGAACTTGATCGATCCTAGAGTGATGGTTCTGATCATCGGAAGAAACGCCGGAATCTTGACTAGTCATTGAAGATGGTGGTGAAGACGGCGGCGGCTGGATCACGACTCCTCCTGCATCAGCAGCAGTAGCTGCTGCTCCAGTCTCAACAACCGCCATGATCAGAGAGAAACCCaataatcaaaatcgaaaatttTAAGGATAATTGTGAAGGAATCGGCCGATCGGGTTTATGAGTTGAGGAAGAAAAGGAGAGGAATCAGCATAAGGTGCTCtctggaggaagaagaagaagaagaagagagagagagagaaataaagagaCGATTAAAGAGTGATTAATCAGAGGATCGGTGATAATTAATGGTATTTGATCAGAGTGATTAAGTAAGGATTCGTTGAGAAACCAAACTAGTAATGAGTTTACTTcactttgtgtttttttctttaactgCGGTGAAAAATAGAGTGTGATTGGATAACGTAGAATCCGACCGTACCGgggagagatagagagagccTGGACTCTGGAGTGTTTGGTCTGTTTTATGAGTCTAATTTTACGGATTTAGAAGGAAACATAATACGGTAGAAAAAATATGATGGTAAAAAAGGAGGATACACTAATATTTGATTAGagatattaaaaacatatgtCTACCCAAAATATAAgtttaattagttaaaattaatactattttattatataaagttagATTTAACTTATATAATCGtaatatgttttaattaaaatataagatgCCGTCATTTCTCCagtgtaaattttttaatatatatattttaaaaagtccTTACCCTTATCAAAAAGGagtatatataataagtaagattttttattttctatatattcaatttttttattttattaatatattaaactaGTAACCTcattctatttattttgttgttgttaatatattcaaagaaaaaagtaaaagttcTTTATcgtatcaaaaataaaaaatatgaaatttgttaacaaaatatttaccttattttgttatttttgttgtttgttaatattattcaaaaaaatattagagtTCTTTATCCtatcataaatataaaatataaaatttgttaatgttaatgtagaaaattttaatattcttaGGAGAGCATGCCATGTGGCAAAACTGTAATTCATGAAATCACAACACATTTCAATtaattgattatattttagaaagaTTATTAGGTTAGAATAAGGATAACCAAGTTCAATATAATTCATGATATAATAAATAGAGACccttacaaatatattttttgaatatttttcttaattttttttattttttttggttaagataAGTGTAAGATATAGATGTCagcaaaatatacaaaatgtcaaaatttataattggTGTTATCATTAATCTATCTAAAACAATTATGAAACTAATTCAAGTATGttagtaaatatatatgcttctatataaaaacattactaataaaaataatatcttcttGAATGTTCCTTTCTCtcacaaattttttatttacctaatgttaa
This sequence is a window from Arabidopsis thaliana chromosome 1 sequence. Protein-coding genes within it:
- a CDS encoding GroES-like zinc-binding dehydrogenase family protein (GroES-like zinc-binding dehydrogenase family protein; FUNCTIONS IN: oxidoreductase activity, zinc ion binding; INVOLVED IN: oxidation reduction; EXPRESSED IN: 12 plant structures; EXPRESSED DURING: LP.04 four leaves visible, 4 anthesis, LP.02 two leaves visible, petal differentiation and expansion stage, D bilateral stage; CONTAINS InterPro DOMAIN/s: GroES-like (InterPro:IPR011032), Alcohol dehydrogenase GroES-like (InterPro:IPR013154), Alcohol dehydrogenase, zinc-containing, conserved site (InterPro:IPR002328), Alcohol dehydrogenase, C-terminal (InterPro:IPR013149), Alcohol dehydrogenase superfamily, zinc-containing (InterPro:IPR002085); BEST Arabidopsis thaliana protein match is: GroES-like zinc-binding dehydrogenase family protein (TAIR:AT1G64710.1); Has 32235 Blast hits to 32213 proteins in 3118 species: Archae - 738; Bacteria - 20422; Metazoa - 1293; Fungi - 2369; Plants - 4116; Viruses - 3; Other Eukaryotes - 3294 (source: NCBI BLink).), whose translation is MAETQGKVITCKAAVVWGPKVPLVIQEICVDPPQKMEVRVKILYSSICHTDLGCWNGTNEAERAFPRILGHEAVGIVESVGEGVKDVKEGDYVIPTFNGECGECKVCKREESNLCERYHVDPMKRVMVNDGGTRFSTTINKDGGSSQSQPIYHFLNTSTFTEYTVLDSACVVKIDPNSPLKQMSLLSCGVSTGVGAAWNIANVKEGKSTAVFGLGSVGLAVAEGARARGASRIIGVDANASKFEKGKLMGVTDFINPKDLTKPVHQMIREITGGGVDYSFECTGNVDVLREAFLSTHVGWGSTVLVGIYPTPRTLPLHPMELFDGRRITGSVFGGFKPKSQLPNFAQQCMKGVVKLEPFITNELPFEKINDAFQLLRDGKSLRCILQISKLLKR
- the CID11 gene encoding CTC-interacting domain 11 (CTC-interacting domain 11 (CID11); FUNCTIONS IN: RNA binding, nucleotide binding, nucleic acid binding; INVOLVED IN: biological_process unknown; EXPRESSED IN: 22 plant structures; EXPRESSED DURING: 13 growth stages; CONTAINS InterPro DOMAIN/s: RNA recognition motif, RNP-1 (InterPro:IPR000504), Nucleotide-binding, alpha-beta plait (InterPro:IPR012677), Ataxin-2, C-terminal (InterPro:IPR009818); BEST Arabidopsis thaliana protein match is: CTC-interacting domain 12 (TAIR:AT4G10610.2); Has 35333 Blast hits to 34131 proteins in 2444 species: Archae - 798; Bacteria - 22429; Metazoa - 974; Fungi - 991; Plants - 531; Viruses - 0; Other Eukaryotes - 9610 (source: NCBI BLink).), which codes for MAVVETGAAATAADAGGVVIQPPPSSPPSSMTSQDSGVSSDDQNHHSRIDQVLRHDQGLYSKIGSHVARSDGVDGGESFKRDMRELQELFSKLNPMAEEFVPPSLNKQGGNGVNGGFFTSAGSFFRNNGFAGTGNGGYGNENGGFRRKKSFGQGKRRMNARTSMAQREDVIRRTVYVSDLDQQVTEEQLAGLFVSCGQVVDCRICGDPNSVLRFAFIEFTDEEGAMTALNLSGTMLGFYPVKVLPSKTAIAPVNPTFLPRTEDEREMCARTIYCTNIDKKVTQSDVKIFFESFCGEVYRLRLLGDYQHSTRIAFVEFVMAESAIAALNCSGVVLGSLPIRSSFKDACSSEITEASNALILALQVFTYLMSPQYIYRCVVLKTALHRHVKMFVCISHLLFSKCNSGI
- the CID11 gene encoding CTC-interacting domain 11 (CTC-interacting domain 11 (CID11); FUNCTIONS IN: RNA binding, nucleotide binding, nucleic acid binding; INVOLVED IN: biological_process unknown; EXPRESSED IN: 22 plant structures; EXPRESSED DURING: 13 growth stages; CONTAINS InterPro DOMAIN/s: RNA recognition motif, RNP-1 (InterPro:IPR000504), Nucleotide-binding, alpha-beta plait (InterPro:IPR012677), Ataxin-2, C-terminal (InterPro:IPR009818); BEST Arabidopsis thaliana protein match is: CTC-interacting domain 12 (TAIR:AT4G10610.1); Has 4154 Blast hits to 3448 proteins in 292 species: Archae - 0; Bacteria - 29; Metazoa - 2530; Fungi - 406; Plants - 814; Viruses - 0; Other Eukaryotes - 375 (source: NCBI BLink).); the protein is MAVVETGAAATAADAGGVVIQPPPSSPPSSMTSQDSGVSSDDQNHHSRIDQVLRHDQGLYSKIGSHVARSDGVDGGESFKRDMRELQELFSKLNPMAEEFVPPSLNKQGGNGVNGGFFTSAGSFFRNNGFAGTGNGGYGNENGGFRRKKSFGQGKRRMNARTSMAQREDVIRRTVYVSDLDQQVTEEQLAGLFVSCGQVVDCRICGDPNSVLRFAFIEFTDEEGAMTALNLSGTMLGFYPVKVLPSKTAIAPVNPTFLPRTEDEREMCARTIYCTNIDKKVTQSDVKIFFESFCGEVYRLRLLGDYQHSTRIAFVEFVMAESAIAALNCSGVVLGSLPIRVSPSKTPVRPRSPRHPMH